One window from the genome of Sardina pilchardus chromosome 12, fSarPil1.1, whole genome shotgun sequence encodes:
- the LOC134098103 gene encoding sterile alpha motif domain-containing protein 9-like — protein MEDIIKLPIEKWTEDQVSSWLRGIGVKEKYISKLCDEEVDGPVLRDITEDYLVKKTGMKSGQVFLILNNRDQLIQPIKKTQKVKGKQQRPTEKEITGGPKDEDKPRMGKETENPSMVCKSRIQKAAEEPQPDQTPPEEDKTNPVKETVVVPLTKRDCKPRPFGKVGINFTYISSNILQPETGIFDLISPCHEYKSFDIASKLDRPRLQAKLAKEILKFGTGCMNIRSNGTIHFGVMDSREDTGYVHGEIIGIPVTDKDIYVNALDHIEKCYSRYSEDARKCIRPPVFIEVIDVHTGENRCVVEVDIVPLLSIVKNKVYTVRLPNFNESSNKIVYEKEAVYCRVGASTQPMEDRDEFYQRVSTRDAQREAAENHQCVTMPEACPDLGRKLTMLITDGNKYIEKGTWFILVTNKFRSEHLSSIDFLLNMRIFSVFDFDPDSNLSGLCQEYLKHHAANLQFMHNYKTSSSVTLEELQKKMHFFQQTNWIFCNGRNDFKGAEPCDDKTWFKTKRTQLKECVSLICKQILPKGTFTLIFLLTSPVEKPLLHTYSEFFSDMGSHKDIICISESGDNFEKWQSFAVGSFCDEFTVNQYSVVGIKMSHVNATLQRIQSVAPQTKHLPTYSKLVCLLKNLEEEKMYSLEILYMDHCDETRKDIIEAEKKNIEQDFYHGGKASWMNFWLAEKGHVSEVIERDAFHEISKILSDCLNNSADQLHVHSLNIFHHPGSGGSTVARQVLWKNREKLRCAVVKPSCTAVIAAEHACRLRTYEENDIQKCVPVLLLAEDCDDDFLGDLKNELENATRQIAQGTLCFIVLSCRRSFDGAKKCKEEPFYNVQVTLKLSDVEKEQFAGILEKLKQKYKPEFILTFVLMSNGFQEKEISSYVGNFVNHLLQDLDHDHLVAHLFLYVALLNTYVQDSFLSRSHCEARFIRSIQLEKFQLLQGDVTEEFHQHAFEEALTKPGRLVFIHLRDEITNIKSIRIIHPLVAKEILRQLLRQKQESKLALKLLHDDVLFEHRFGRGDYVKFLRDLFMRHDRISKGDEEDSFFSPLIMHVRDTESSEMAIILLEEAYKRFDKDPLFAQQLARLNYSQEKFEEAERWAELAAEKLPNNPSILHTKGHVYRKWFYKKVSVLKKENKTGERIADAVRTAIKAMDSFQECQRTAIAAVESMSNAGFFAAAEVGCHLLQLFFTSSVFTNKTECMKYLLTDHIPDNLKKPWEDFHSKLKDLHNIIQTSLEWISEDLSYFQTNPSADEEETEVQIKHPKTWLVRKSVEFGKYFSAHNAHPESGSDIPTPAMTRMKIYQLGGGNISNIFSILTDSKRKNKVKVLEDLICLYKQLRGKMDNMDLVNYIASNITLSCLSTQSKALASLKELQDLSQKFPSDKQKCQPNALFLLTLLFWPEDHDSEEDKGKKYEFVLSVVKVLTTHYFDKMKDIPARKTRPYTHFFLGNGNGLGKIVHKSKVESITKPLPVSEKRIRWYHGEGWKMAETAKLLRLISGRTEDGKIYLEGPQKVEFMVPALNVASLPYSNENVTFYLGFTMRGPVAFNVTIKKK, from the coding sequence AGGATATAATAAAGTTGCCCATTGAGAAATGGACAGAGGACCAAGTGAGCTCCTGGCTACGTGGCATAGGAGTAAAGGAGAAGTACATTAGCAAGCTCTGTGATGAGGAAGTGGATGGACCTGTCCTCCGGGACATAACTGAAGACTATCTTGTAAAGAAAACAGGAATGAAATCAGGCCAAGTTTTTTTGATCCTCAACAACAGAGACCAGCTCATACAACcaattaaaaaaacacaaaaggtAAAAGGAAAACAGCAACGACCCACAGAAAAAGAAATCACAGGGGGTCCAAAGGATGAAGACAAGCCAAGAAtgggaaaagagacagaaaaccCATCTATGGTTTGCAAATCCAGAATCCAGAAAGCTGCAGAAGAACCACAACCTGACCAAACACCTCCCGAGGAGGACAAAACAAATCCTGTAAAGGAGACCGTGGTCGTGCCACTCACAAAGAGGGACTGTAAACCCAGACCGTTCGGGAAAGTGGGCATTAATTTCACATATATCAGTTCCAATATCCTTCAGCCTGAAACGGGCATTTTTGATCTTATTTCTCCCTGTCATGAATACAAATCATTTGACATTGCTTCCAAATTAGATCGCCCTAGATTACAGGCAAAGTTAGCTAAGGAAATCCTCAAATTTGGTACTGGTTGCATGAACATCAGATCTAATGGCACAATCCATTTTGGAGTTATGGATAGTAGGGAGGACACAGGCTACGTCCATGGTGAAATTATTGGCATACCAGTGACAGACAAAGACATTTATGTCAATGCTCTAGATCACATAGAGAAATGTTACTCTCGTTATTCTGAAGATGCTCGGAAGTGCATACGTCCGCCAGTGTTCATTGAGGTCATTGACGTACATACAGGTGAGAATAGGTGTGTTGTAGAAGTTGACATTGTACCCTTACTAAGCATTGTGAAGAACAAAGTGTATACTGTTCGCCTGCCAAACTTTAATGAGAGCTCCAACAAGATCGTATATGAGAAGGAGGCTGTCTATTGTAGAGTGGGTGCTTCAACCCAGCCAATGGAAGACCGAGATGAGTTTTACCAGCGGGTCTCTACTCGGGATGCACAAAGAGAGGCTGCAGAGAACCATCAGTGTGTCACCATGCCAGAAGCCTGCCCAGATCTGGGGAGGAAACTCACAATGCTTATTACAGATGGGAACAAATATATTGAAAAGGGCACATGGTTCATCCTGGTTACAAACAAATTCCGCAGTGAACATTTGAGCAGCATTGACTTTTTGCTGAATATGAGGATCTTCTCTGTCTTTGATTTTGATCCTGATTCCAATTTGTCTGGACTCTGTCAGGAATACCTGAAACATCATGCTGCAAACTTGCAGTTCATGCACAACTACAAAACATCAAGTAGTGTGACCTTAGAAGAActtcaaaagaaaatgcatttcTTTCAACAAACCAACTGGATCTTCTGTAATGGTCGCAATGATTTCAAAGGAGCGGAACCGTGTGATGACAAGACCTGGTTCAAAACTAAAAGGACTCAACTCAAAGAATGTGTGTCACTGATCTGCAAACAGATCCTGCCCAAAGGTACCTTCACATTGATCTTCCTTCTTACTTCTCCAGTTGAGAAACCTCTCCTGCACACCTACAGTGAATTCTTCTCTGACATGGGGAGTCATAAAGACATCATTTGCATTTCAGAATCTGGGGATAACTTTGAAAAATGGCAGAGTTTTGCAGTGGGGAGTTTTTGTGATGAATTCACGGTGAACCAGTATAGTGTTGTCGGGATTAAAATGAGCCATGTTAATGCAACACTTCAGCGTATCCAGTCTGTGGCTCCTCAAACCAAGCATCTACCCACTTATTCAAAGTTAGTGTGTCTCCTTAAGAAtctagaggaggagaagatgtaTTCACTAGAAATTCTTTATATGGACCACTGTGATGAAACTAGAAAAGACATCATtgaagctgaaaaaaaaaacattgaacagGACTTCTACCATGGCGGAAAAGCGAGCTGGATGAATTTCTGGCTGGCAGAGAAGGGGCATGTTTCGGAGGTCATTGAAAGGGATGCTTTCCACGAAATCTCAAAAATCCTCAGTGACTGCCTTAATAACAGCGCAGATCAATTGCATGTTCACAGCCTCAACATATTTCATCACCCAGGCAGCGGGGGCAGCACTGTTGCCCGACAAGTCCTGTGGAAAAACCGGGAAAAGCTCAGATGTGCAGTTGTGAAACCATCATGTACTGCTGTCATAGCAGCTGAACATGCATGTCGCCTTCGAACATATGAGGAAAATGACATCCAAAAATGTGTGCCAGTTCTTTTGCTTGCAGAAGACTGCGATGATGATTTTTTAGGTGACTTAAAGAATGAGCTGGAGAATGCTACCAGACAAATTGCACAAGGAACACTGTGCTTCATTGTCCTGAGCTGTAGACGATCCTTTGATGGAGCAAAAAAGTGTAAGGAGGAACCATTTTACAATGTGCAGGTGACTCTCAAGCTATCAGATGTAGAAAAGGAGCAATTTGCCGGTATACTGGAGAAGCTTAAACAAAAATACAAGCCAGAATTCATCTTGACATTTGTTCTGATGAGCAATGGATTTCAAGAAAAGGAGATTTCTAGTTATGTGGGAAATTTTGTGAATCATTTGCTTCAGGACCTTGACCATGACCATCTTGTCGCTCATCTCTTCCTTTATGTGGCACTGCTGAACACTTATGTGCAGGACTCTTTCCTCTCCCGGTCCCATTGTGAAGCTCGATTTATTCGTTCTATACAGCTGGAAAAGTTCCAGTTACTCCAAGGTGATGTTACGGAAGAATTTCACCAGCATGCTTTTGAGGAAGCATTAACTAAGCCGGGAAGACTGGTTTTTATACACCTGAGAGATGaaataacaaacattaaatCCATCAGAATCATTCACCCCTTAGTTGCAAAAGAAATACTGCGGCAGCTCTTACGTCAGAAGCAGGAGAGTAAATTGGCTCTGAAACTTCTCCATGATGATGTCTTGTTTGAGCACAGGTTTGGGAGGGGAGACTATGTGAAGTTTCTGCGAGACTTGTTCATGAGGCATGACAGGATCAGCAAAGGAGACGAAGAGGACAGTTTCTTCTCCCCCCTTATTATGCATGTGAGAGATACAGAAAGTTCCGAGATGGCAATTATTCTCCTCGAAGAGGCATACAAGCGTTTTGACAAGGATCCTCTATTTGCTCAACAATTGGCTCGCCTGAATTACAGTCAGGAGAAATTTGAAGAGGCAGAACGTTGGGCTGAACTGGCTGCCGAGAAATTGCCAAACAACCCATCTATTTTACACACCAAAGGCCATGTGTACAGGAAATGGTTCTACAAAAAGGTGTCAGTCCTAAAGAAAGAGAATAAAACAGGAGAAAGAATAGCAGATGCGGTCAGAACTGCTATCAAAGCCATGGATAGCTTTCAGGAGTGTCAGAGAACAGCTATTGCAGCTGTTGAATCTATGAGCAATGCAGGATTTTTTGCAGCAGCTGAAGTGGGATGTCACTTATTGCAGCTATTTTTCACTTCATCTGTGTTCACTAACAAAACAGAATGTATGAAATATTTGCTCACTGACCACATTCCTGACAATTTGAAGAAGCCATGGGAGGATTTTCACAGCAAACTTAAAGATCTTCATAACATCATTCAGACATCTCTGGAGTGGATATCAGAGGACCTAAGCTATTTTCAGACAAACCCAAGTGCAGACGAGGAGGAGACTGAGGTTCAAATAAAGCATCCTAAGACGTGGTTGGTGAGAAAGTCAGTAGAGTTTGGGAAATATTTCAGTGCACACAATGCTCATCCTGAGTCTGGATCAGACATTCCAACCCCTGCCATGACACGCATGAAAATATACCAACTGGGTGGTGGAAACATATCCAACATCTTCTCCATTTTGACTGATtccaaaagaaaaaataaagtcAAAGTTCTGGAGGACCTCATATGTTTGTACAAACAACTGAGGGGAAAGATGGATAACATGGATCTTGTCAACTATATAGCCTCAAACATCACTCTTAGTTGTCTCTCAACTCAGTCTAAAGCATTGGCCTCTCTTAAAGAGCTTCAAGATCTCAGCCAGAAGTTTCCCAGTGACAAACAGAAATGTCAACCAAATGCTCTCTTCTTACTGACACTCCTGTTCTGGCCCGAAGACCACGACAGTGAAGAAGacaaggggaaaaaatatgaaTTTGTGTTGTCCGTGGTCAAAGTTCTTACAACCCACTACTTTGACAAAATGAAGGATATTCCCGCAAGAAAAACAAGACCTTACACACATTTTTTCTTGGGAAATGGAAATGGATTGGGAAAGATTGTTCACAAGAGCAAGGTAGAATCCATCACAAAACCCCTGCCAGTGTCAGAGAAGAGAATAAGGTGGTACCATGGAGAGGGGTGGAAGATGGCAGAAACAGCCAAACTGTTGAGACTGATTTCTGGCAGGACAGAAGATGGAAAAATCTATCTGGAAGGCCCTCAAAAGGTTGAATTCATGGTCCCTGCTCTGAATGTAGCATCTCTCCCTTATAGCAatgaaaatgtcacattttACTTGGGCTTTACAATGAGGGGCCCTGTGGCATTCAATGTCACCATTAAGAAAAAATGA